The following coding sequences are from one Danio rerio strain Tuebingen ecotype United States chromosome 21, GRCz12tu, whole genome shotgun sequence window:
- the ccng2 gene encoding cyclin-G2, translating into MEAFKLMKELKSNLDLEVQYLPKETGLRLIESTQENSNGVSAKCRDARVEDLWSLTNFFGYSTQTFVLAVNLLDRFLAMMKVQPKYLACISIGCLHIAVRVTEGECNVSSSHELIRISQCKFTVSDLSRMEKIISEKLNFQFKAVTALTFLHLYHAIALSHTSNRKDVLNLDKLEAQLKACLCRIVFSKAKPSVLALSLLMLEIEALQSADLLEIAHRIQTHLKISKADLGRWRGLVGQCIRDYSSPECAKPDHKKLVWIVSRRTAQNLHSSYCSIPELPTIPEGVWDESESEDSSEDLSSGEESLSSSLGSDAEGPYFPSNFLSRARRL; encoded by the exons atGGAGGCCTTCAAACTGATGAAGGAGCTAAAGAGCAATTTGGATCTGGAGGTTCAATATCTACCGAAAGAAACGGGTCTCCGGTTGATCGAGTCCACCCAAGAG AACAGTAACGGAGTTTCAGCAAAATGCAGAGATGCTCGAGTTGAGGATCTCTGGAGCTTGACCAATTTCTTCGGTTACAGCACTCAGACCTTTGTACTAGCCGTCAACCTGCTGGACAGGTTTCTAGCTATGATGAAG GTTCAGCCCAAATATCTGGCCTGCATCAGCATTGGCTGCCTCCATATCGCCGTGCGAGTGACTGAAGGCGAGTGCAATGTTTCGTCCAGCCATGAGCTCATTCGCATCAGCCAGTGCAAGTTCACCGTCTCAGACCTCAGCCGAATGGAGAAGATCATTTCAGAAAAACTCAACTTCCAGTTCAAAGCCGTCACAGCCTTAACCTTCCTGCATTTGTACCACGCCATTGCACTTTCACACACGTCCAACAG AAAAGACGTCCTGAATCTTGACAAACTGGAAGCCCAGCTGAAAGCCTGCCTATGCAGAATTGTTTTCTCCAAAGCAAAA ccaTCGGTGCTCGCCTTGTCGCTGTTGATGCTTGAGATCGAGGCCTTACAGTCTGCGGACCTGCTAGAAATCGCACACCGCATACAGACACACTTGAAG ATCTCAAAGGCTGACCTGGGACGCTGGCGAGGCCTGGTAGGGCAGTGTATTAGAGATTACTCCTCTCCAGAATGTGCCAAACCGGACCACAAGAAACTGGTGTGGATCGTCTCTCGAAGAACAGCACAGAATCTGCACAGCAGCTACTGCAGCATACCTGAGCTGCCCACCATTCCTGAGGGCGTGTGGGACGAGAGCGAGAG TGAGGATTCAAGTGAAGACTTGAGCTCTGGTGAAGAGAGTCTGAGCAGCTCATTGGGCAGCGATGCCGAGGGTCCCTACTTCCCCTCCAACTTCCTATCCCGTGCCCGCAGACTCTAA